In Paenibacillus sp. 1781tsa1, one DNA window encodes the following:
- a CDS encoding DUF418 domain-containing protein: protein MSTSKQRVQFIDGLRGFSLAGIVLANMLAFQYGIYGQSKPQLFGIGGADQVFLSFLMITVVGSFMPIFAFMFGFGMIKLSESLKSRDLRPKCHLARRFLLLFGIGLLHIIYLWEGDILTFYGVLGFFLLMFLNRKPKTLLIGASLLLIGAGILGLPASNPMNPLAAESIHMENYIIQSQDVYGSGTYQEIRDFSNNGDPFGGELEVSYVLLALVLAPLMTIPMFLLGMYAARMGTFSDPRAMRRIYLRRASLLIPIGLILKAYGVLTPQFGAEGWPGIGIGGTLGGALLSLGYIYAFAMLYAGRRRSCLMCRFEAVGRLSLTNYLMQSVICTTIFYGYGLGLFGSAGVFIGSMIALAVYGVQLWLSPLYLKKFSHGPVEYVLRIWTYLSWNGQPRKKKRTNLTTDENAPSVQ from the coding sequence TTGAGCACATCCAAACAGCGCGTTCAATTCATTGATGGACTGCGCGGATTCAGTCTGGCCGGCATTGTGCTGGCGAATATGCTGGCTTTCCAATACGGAATATATGGCCAGAGTAAACCCCAACTGTTCGGAATCGGGGGAGCAGACCAGGTTTTCCTCTCATTCCTGATGATCACTGTGGTGGGCAGTTTTATGCCGATTTTTGCATTTATGTTTGGCTTCGGAATGATTAAGCTATCGGAAAGCCTAAAATCACGAGATTTACGACCAAAGTGTCATCTGGCACGCCGTTTTCTCCTACTGTTTGGAATCGGACTACTGCACATCATCTATCTATGGGAAGGGGATATCCTGACGTTTTATGGCGTACTCGGTTTCTTCCTGCTCATGTTCCTAAATCGAAAACCCAAGACGCTGCTTATTGGGGCGTCACTGCTACTCATCGGAGCGGGGATACTTGGTCTCCCGGCATCCAATCCGATGAACCCCCTGGCTGCTGAGTCCATTCATATGGAGAACTACATCATTCAAAGTCAGGATGTATACGGTAGCGGCACATACCAGGAAATCAGAGATTTTAGCAACAATGGCGATCCATTCGGTGGGGAGTTGGAGGTGTCATACGTCCTGCTAGCTCTGGTGTTAGCCCCACTCATGACGATACCGATGTTCCTGCTCGGCATGTATGCTGCCAGAATGGGGACGTTTAGCGATCCCCGGGCGATGCGACGTATCTATCTTCGCCGTGCCTCGTTATTGATTCCAATTGGTTTGATACTCAAAGCATACGGCGTATTGACGCCACAATTCGGTGCAGAAGGCTGGCCGGGCATCGGTATCGGGGGGACACTGGGAGGAGCGTTACTTTCACTTGGATACATATACGCATTTGCAATGTTGTATGCGGGAAGACGTCGTTCATGTCTAATGTGCAGGTTTGAGGCGGTCGGACGTCTCTCACTGACGAATTATCTGATGCAGAGCGTAATCTGTACGACAATTTTCTATGGATATGGCCTGGGACTGTTTGGAAGTGCTGGCGTGTTTATCGGATCAATGATTGCACTTGCTGTCTACGGCGTTCAATTGTGGCTCAGTCCGCTATATCTTAAGAAATTTAGCCATGGGCCAGTCGAGTATGTTCTCCGGATTTGGACATATCTGTCCTGGAATGGGCAGCCAAGAAAGAAGAAAAGAACGAACTTAACTACGGATGAAAATGCACCCAGTGTCCAGTAA
- a CDS encoding AraC family transcriptional regulator, whose protein sequence is MNEEFIVALQTPPLPYYWESGRSTFRVGDRHPNRRNFGLFDVLLVVDGELHIGENGTEWTLATGDALVLLPEGEHYSFRPCEQEATFYWVHFEHVDWHQGPLIEDSEAAILLSPFDKPKSIRIPKRTTLLNPQLAFDMMQQLLELPVGESFWEKQQLLFSFLAVLENGISDMAKTPASRLAEKVAVFIQQHYQEEITNEKLSSALHFHPSYIVRCMKMKFGVTPVHYLLQFRMERAKQLLVSTEWSIDRIAAEVGFKYSPYFSTCFKRIVGVPPLQFRRKYLN, encoded by the coding sequence TTGAATGAAGAATTCATTGTTGCGTTACAAACCCCACCTCTTCCCTATTATTGGGAATCTGGTCGTTCAACGTTCCGTGTAGGTGACCGTCATCCGAATCGAAGAAATTTCGGCCTGTTTGATGTGCTGCTCGTGGTAGATGGAGAACTACATATCGGTGAGAACGGGACGGAATGGACACTTGCTACAGGTGATGCACTAGTATTACTGCCGGAAGGTGAGCATTACTCTTTCAGGCCCTGCGAACAGGAAGCAACGTTTTACTGGGTTCATTTTGAGCATGTGGACTGGCATCAAGGTCCCTTAATAGAAGATTCGGAAGCAGCCATTCTGTTATCGCCATTCGATAAGCCAAAGTCAATACGAATACCTAAGAGAACCACATTGCTAAACCCCCAGCTCGCATTTGATATGATGCAACAGCTTTTGGAACTGCCGGTAGGGGAGTCCTTTTGGGAGAAGCAGCAACTGCTCTTCAGCTTTCTGGCTGTACTCGAAAATGGCATCTCTGACATGGCCAAAACGCCTGCTTCACGACTTGCCGAGAAAGTAGCTGTTTTCATACAGCAACACTACCAGGAAGAGATCACCAATGAAAAACTCTCGTCGGCATTACACTTCCACCCTAGCTACATTGTTCGCTGTATGAAAATGAAATTCGGTGTCACACCTGTTCATTACTTATTACAATTCAGGATGGAGCGTGCCAAGCAGCTGCTAGTTTCGACGGAGTGGTCAATAGATCGTATAGCCGCTGAAGTGGGTTTTAAATATTCCCCTTACTTTTCTACCTGCTTCAAGCGAATTGTTGGAGTACCTCCCCTCCAGTTTCGCAGGAAATATCTTAACTAA
- the map gene encoding type I methionyl aminopeptidase has protein sequence MIARTEEDFNGLKEIGKIVGAIRDELVQKTIPGVTTKELDDLAGELFEKAGAVSAPKSEYNFPGFTCISVNEEVAHGIPGERVIQEGDIVNIDVSGSKNSYFADTGISFVVGEGEEVLTKICDVVKLAFEAGLKKAKPGSKKSGIGKAVFQTARQHGLTVIKNLTGHGVGRAIHEAPDHIYNYNDPSDDELLKEGMVIAFEPFVSTSEEEVFQTGDGWTFATKNSHVAQIEHTIILTKNGPIIVTQ, from the coding sequence ATGATCGCAAGAACAGAAGAAGACTTTAATGGTTTGAAAGAAATCGGAAAAATTGTTGGTGCTATTCGAGATGAATTGGTTCAAAAAACCATCCCAGGCGTAACAACTAAAGAACTTGATGATTTGGCAGGAGAGCTTTTTGAGAAAGCTGGCGCAGTGTCTGCTCCAAAAAGTGAATATAATTTCCCGGGATTTACTTGTATTAGTGTTAATGAAGAAGTGGCACATGGTATTCCGGGAGAGCGGGTTATTCAAGAAGGGGACATCGTGAATATTGATGTGTCTGGCTCCAAGAACAGCTATTTTGCAGATACGGGAATTTCGTTTGTTGTAGGCGAAGGTGAAGAAGTATTAACGAAAATATGCGACGTTGTTAAACTGGCATTCGAAGCAGGACTTAAGAAAGCAAAACCGGGCTCCAAAAAAAGTGGAATAGGAAAAGCGGTATTCCAAACGGCCAGACAGCATGGACTAACGGTTATTAAAAACCTTACAGGACATGGTGTTGGACGTGCGATACACGAAGCACCTGACCACATCTACAATTATAATGATCCATCGGATGATGAATTGTTAAAAGAAGGCATGGTTATTGCATTCGAGCCATTTGTCTCAACTTCAGAAGAAGAAGTATTCCAGACCGGAGACGGCTGGACCTTTGCTACTAAAAACAGCCATGTAGCTCAAATTGAACATACGATTATTCTTACTAAAAATGGTCCAATTATTGTTACTCAATAA
- a CDS encoding glycoside hydrolase family 127 protein — MGQKQIVIQDQFWNTYSDLVRETVIPYQWEALNDRVEDAEPSHAIRNFRIAAGLEQGEFGGWVFQDSDLYKWLEAVAYSLRHHPDPRLEQIADDSIELIAQAQHDSGYLNTYFTIQEPGKQWTNLYEAHELYCAGHLIEAAVAYYQATGKRKLLDISCRFADLIDRMFGPKPGQIRAYCGHQEIELALVKLHTITGEERYLNLSRFFIDERGKQPNYFIEEWERGNRTNIWSHGTPNLETYQSHLPVREQKVAVGHSVRAVYMYTAMADLARLTGDDGLREACEQLWSNTTGKQMYITGGIGSTHLGEAFTFDYDLPNDSVYAETCASIGLIFWARRMLQLEAKSEYADVMERALYNNVLGSMSKDGKHFFYVNPLEVWPEASLKNPDKHHVKPVRQKWFGCSCCPPNVARLISSLDDYIYDISEDERTIYTHLYIGSKASFQLADTTITLHQHSELPWNGHVEFSVQLPQKGEPVEFELALRIPNWFQDGQPMLKINGEWENFHVENGYAKIKRSWSDGNTVEWLLPVRPKLIAAHPSIRADAGKVAIQRGPLVYCIEEADNGAPLTSIALAAGPQLTEYTDPDLLGGCVIVEGDGLVTDDSDLWLDGMPYRSYIKQRKAVRFKAIPYYLWGNRQAGEMSVWLRY; from the coding sequence ATGGGACAAAAGCAAATCGTAATTCAAGACCAATTCTGGAATACATATTCCGATCTTGTACGAGAAACAGTCATTCCCTATCAATGGGAAGCTCTGAACGACAGGGTGGAGGATGCTGAACCTAGTCATGCCATTCGAAATTTCCGTATTGCTGCTGGCTTGGAGCAAGGAGAGTTTGGCGGGTGGGTATTTCAGGATAGTGATCTCTACAAGTGGTTGGAAGCCGTTGCTTATTCGCTCCGTCATCACCCCGATCCGAGGTTGGAGCAGATCGCCGATGATTCTATTGAATTGATCGCTCAAGCTCAACATGACAGTGGTTATCTGAATACCTATTTCACAATTCAGGAACCTGGGAAGCAATGGACCAATCTTTACGAAGCGCATGAGCTATATTGTGCAGGTCATCTAATTGAAGCCGCAGTTGCGTATTATCAGGCGACAGGCAAGCGTAAATTACTGGACATCTCTTGCCGATTCGCTGATCTGATTGATCGTATGTTCGGACCCAAGCCCGGACAGATAAGAGCTTACTGCGGGCATCAGGAAATTGAGTTAGCATTGGTCAAACTGCATACCATTACAGGTGAAGAGCGTTATCTGAATCTTAGTCGGTTCTTCATAGATGAACGTGGCAAACAGCCGAATTATTTTATCGAGGAGTGGGAACGTGGTAACCGGACAAACATCTGGTCCCATGGAACGCCTAATCTGGAAACGTATCAATCTCATCTTCCTGTTCGTGAGCAAAAAGTAGCGGTTGGACACTCTGTTCGGGCAGTTTACATGTACACAGCGATGGCTGATCTTGCGAGACTAACAGGTGACGACGGGCTGAGGGAGGCCTGTGAACAACTCTGGTCGAATACAACAGGCAAACAAATGTACATTACCGGCGGCATTGGTTCGACACATCTCGGGGAAGCTTTTACGTTTGACTACGATCTTCCGAATGATTCCGTATACGCAGAGACCTGCGCTTCCATTGGCTTGATTTTCTGGGCGCGCCGCATGCTTCAATTGGAAGCGAAAAGTGAATATGCGGATGTTATGGAGCGAGCGCTGTACAACAATGTTCTCGGTAGCATGTCTAAGGATGGGAAACATTTCTTCTATGTCAATCCACTTGAGGTATGGCCAGAAGCAAGTCTTAAAAATCCGGATAAACATCACGTCAAACCCGTCCGACAAAAATGGTTCGGTTGCTCCTGTTGTCCTCCCAATGTTGCAAGGTTAATAAGTTCGTTAGATGATTATATATACGATATATCAGAAGATGAGAGAACGATCTATACTCATTTGTATATCGGAAGCAAAGCTTCCTTCCAACTTGCCGACACCACAATAACATTACATCAACACTCTGAGCTGCCTTGGAACGGTCATGTTGAATTCTCGGTTCAGCTTCCTCAGAAAGGCGAACCTGTAGAGTTTGAACTTGCGCTACGTATACCGAATTGGTTCCAGGACGGACAGCCAATGTTGAAAATAAATGGTGAATGGGAAAACTTTCATGTTGAGAATGGGTACGCAAAAATAAAGCGCAGTTGGTCAGATGGAAATACAGTAGAGTGGCTGCTTCCGGTTAGGCCAAAGTTAATTGCTGCACACCCATCCATTCGGGCAGATGCTGGCAAAGTAGCCATTCAACGCGGCCCACTCGTTTATTGTATCGAAGAAGCAGACAATGGAGCACCGCTCACTTCAATCGCGTTGGCTGCGGGGCCACAATTAACGGAGTATACTGATCCAGATCTACTAGGTGGTTGTGTCATCGTAGAAGGCGACGGTCTAGTGACTGACGACAGCGATTTATGGTTAGACGGGATGCCGTACCGTTCTTATATTAAGCAGAGAAAGGCTGTACGTTTCAAGGCCATTCCATATTATTTATGGGGGAATCGCCAAGCTGGTGAGATGAGCGTATGGCTCCGATATTAA
- a CDS encoding S-layer homology domain-containing protein, translating to MISHFYKKMLPILLSLSLIFGWFAGIGGVNSAQAASLSDPDILLERNANWRYFDQGQNLESQWRTSYDDSSWEFGPAPFGYKDNGNGISTSYFGPLKTEVSYGEDKKLKYRTTYLRTNLTVNKDEIDGYGQILGTFGIDDGAVIYVNGVEVRRFGMPEGDIQYQTKATSSQDLPVMYEDIDLTEPLKAYLHDGNNEIAVEVHQQSDSSSDLYFDMELKALAEAPSLDISKVTVTFYGDATTSKGFTWYTPLASTQSTVQVVPNQGTAVDFSQAQSFNGRSSVASNSPGEMVHKAEATDLIPDTSYYFRVGDQDLGVWSEVGTFKTAPTNGAFTFIDLTDTQAKEEDEAILSGSTLSKALTQVPDAAFVVHNGDVVENGTSEQEWNWLLGHSQSSLMNTTIAPSAGNHENKNYAFYEHFNLKQPDNAATVTGAYYSYDYSKAHFIVLNSNENSTEYANFSNEQVAWMKQDVEEAKAAGAEWIIVNIHKGPYTTSNHATDSDIIGANGVRNKIAPLMNELGIDLVLQGHDHIYARTKPIKSDGTAEDVSKIKETLNGQRIEYAVKPDGTIYMIPATAGAKVYFKNQKPELGEAYFSLFERAEENHARQYGDTTSTARGQVQNFVSFTIDGDKLTAVTYEVDQHTNNGVPFIVDQFGILKETNTVPDPEQINKITVTFHGDPTKSKGFTWYTSDKLVQSDLQVVEKTSATPDFTQAKWFEGRSAQPANAAIERMHKAEATDLKANTNYFFRVGDASKQVWSATGTFRTAPAKGKFTFIDLADTQAKEEDEAILSSETLAKALATVPDAQFVVHNGDIVDKGVKEEQWNWLLGHSQQSLLNTTIVPSSGNHEDENYAFIDHFNVQPPVNSATETGAYYSYDYSNAHFVVLNSNEDSTEYDNFSLEQVKWLKEDVQAAKKKGAEWIIVNIHKGPYTTSNHATDSDIMGVNGVRSKIAPIMAELDIDFVLQGHDHIYARTKPIDQKGNSRQPAMITEMLNGQKMEYSVNPDGTIYLIPATAGPKVYYKNQSTSLGETYYSLFERAEENHAAQYGPDPSDNRRPKRSQVQNFVGITIDGSKLTAITYEIDQNVNGATPFIIDQFGIMKKTETTIPDPGTSNPGTSNPGPGNGSSSGNNSSENAEGTATDNRPDNGTGNGNNPGNGTGTGSNHNSNSENTPPIKDTTGHWAKSAIDKALAAGFVNGYGDDTFRPNQKITRAEFITMLGRALNLNNVNNNVQYTDENKIPSWSKPYIAAAASLGIVNGYTNGSFGPGKTLNRSEMVAMIVRAGGIATDSNAKLNFKDAKDVPAWAVSYVASAVEAGLVGGVGGNRFAPTQTATRAEAITLIIGLLEKVE from the coding sequence ATGATCAGTCACTTCTACAAAAAGATGTTACCCATCCTGTTATCGCTTTCTTTGATATTCGGATGGTTCGCGGGTATTGGGGGAGTAAATTCCGCTCAAGCCGCATCGTTATCTGACCCTGACATTCTGTTAGAACGCAATGCCAATTGGAGATACTTCGATCAAGGGCAGAATCTGGAATCGCAATGGCGTACTTCATACGATGATTCATCATGGGAATTTGGACCCGCCCCGTTTGGCTACAAGGATAACGGTAACGGTATAAGCACTTCCTATTTCGGGCCTCTCAAAACGGAAGTGAGCTATGGTGAAGATAAAAAGTTAAAATACCGCACGACCTATTTAAGAACAAACCTAACCGTTAATAAGGATGAAATTGATGGCTATGGACAAATTCTCGGTACATTCGGGATTGATGATGGGGCAGTTATCTATGTAAACGGTGTGGAAGTACGTCGCTTTGGCATGCCTGAGGGTGACATTCAGTACCAGACCAAAGCAACATCCAGTCAGGACTTGCCTGTAATGTATGAGGACATAGATCTGACCGAACCGCTGAAAGCCTACCTGCACGATGGCAACAACGAAATTGCGGTCGAAGTTCATCAACAAAGCGATAGCAGCTCAGATTTGTATTTTGATATGGAACTTAAAGCGTTGGCGGAAGCGCCATCACTGGATATCAGTAAAGTAACAGTTACCTTCTATGGTGATGCAACAACGAGTAAAGGCTTCACTTGGTATACACCTCTTGCATCCACACAAAGCACTGTTCAAGTGGTGCCGAACCAAGGAACGGCTGTTGACTTCAGTCAGGCCCAAAGCTTCAACGGGCGCTCGTCCGTGGCTTCCAACTCTCCGGGAGAGATGGTGCATAAGGCGGAAGCAACAGATCTTATTCCGGATACCTCCTATTATTTTCGCGTTGGCGATCAAGATCTGGGCGTTTGGAGTGAGGTTGGCACATTCAAAACAGCTCCCACGAACGGAGCCTTTACGTTTATTGACCTGACGGATACCCAAGCTAAGGAAGAGGATGAGGCTATTCTATCTGGCTCTACGCTCTCCAAAGCGTTGACCCAGGTTCCAGATGCTGCGTTTGTTGTTCATAATGGGGATGTTGTAGAAAATGGAACGTCAGAGCAGGAATGGAACTGGTTGCTTGGTCACTCCCAATCCAGTCTGATGAACACGACCATTGCACCATCCGCGGGTAATCATGAGAACAAGAATTATGCGTTCTACGAGCACTTTAACCTGAAGCAACCAGACAATGCTGCAACAGTAACAGGTGCTTACTATTCTTATGATTACAGCAAAGCTCATTTTATCGTACTGAACTCCAACGAAAATTCCACGGAATACGCGAACTTCTCCAACGAGCAAGTGGCATGGATGAAGCAGGATGTGGAAGAGGCAAAAGCTGCCGGAGCAGAGTGGATCATCGTCAACATTCATAAAGGGCCGTATACGACATCCAATCACGCCACAGACAGCGATATTATCGGTGCAAACGGTGTACGAAATAAAATTGCTCCGTTGATGAATGAACTGGGCATCGATTTGGTTCTTCAAGGACATGACCATATCTATGCACGGACAAAGCCCATAAAAAGCGATGGCACGGCTGAAGACGTGTCCAAAATTAAGGAGACTCTGAACGGACAGCGTATCGAATACGCAGTGAAGCCTGATGGAACGATCTATATGATTCCAGCTACCGCAGGGGCAAAAGTATATTTTAAGAACCAAAAGCCAGAACTAGGTGAAGCATATTTCAGCTTGTTCGAGCGTGCTGAAGAGAATCATGCAAGGCAGTATGGTGATACTACAAGCACAGCCAGAGGCCAGGTTCAGAATTTTGTTTCATTCACAATCGATGGCGACAAACTTACTGCTGTAACGTATGAGGTTGACCAACATACCAATAACGGAGTGCCGTTCATTGTAGATCAATTCGGAATTCTCAAAGAAACGAATACGGTTCCCGATCCAGAACAGATCAACAAAATAACGGTAACGTTCCATGGAGATCCGACCAAGAGCAAAGGTTTTACATGGTATACATCGGATAAACTAGTGCAAAGTGACCTTCAAGTCGTGGAGAAAACATCAGCAACACCTGATTTCACACAAGCCAAATGGTTTGAAGGACGTTCTGCTCAGCCTGCCAATGCTGCAATCGAGCGGATGCACAAAGCAGAAGCGACAGATTTGAAAGCAAATACGAACTATTTCTTCCGTGTAGGCGACGCTTCCAAGCAAGTATGGAGTGCTACAGGTACGTTCCGTACAGCACCGGCAAAAGGCAAATTCACCTTCATTGATCTGGCGGATACGCAAGCGAAAGAAGAAGATGAGGCTATTCTTTCTTCCGAGACGTTGGCCAAAGCACTGGCTACAGTACCCGATGCTCAGTTCGTAGTGCATAACGGTGATATTGTTGATAAAGGTGTCAAAGAAGAACAATGGAACTGGCTGCTCGGACACTCACAGCAGAGCCTATTGAATACAACCATTGTGCCTTCCTCCGGGAATCATGAGGACGAAAACTATGCTTTCATTGATCATTTTAATGTACAGCCTCCGGTGAATTCTGCAACAGAAACTGGAGCTTATTATTCGTACGACTATAGCAATGCGCATTTTGTTGTACTGAATTCCAATGAAGATTCAACGGAGTATGATAACTTTTCTCTAGAGCAAGTCAAGTGGCTGAAGGAAGATGTTCAGGCTGCCAAGAAAAAGGGAGCCGAATGGATCATCGTCAATATTCACAAAGGCCCATACACAACATCTAATCATGCAACAGACTCTGACATTATGGGAGTGAATGGAGTACGCTCCAAGATTGCTCCGATCATGGCGGAACTCGACATTGATTTTGTTCTTCAGGGGCATGACCATATCTATGCACGTACGAAACCGATTGATCAGAAGGGGAACTCACGTCAACCAGCAATGATCACGGAAATGCTAAATGGACAGAAGATGGAGTACTCTGTGAATCCGGATGGCACGATCTATCTGATTCCGGCAACAGCAGGTCCAAAAGTATATTACAAAAATCAAAGCACAAGCCTGGGGGAAACTTACTACAGTCTTTTTGAACGCGCGGAAGAAAATCATGCGGCACAATATGGTCCGGACCCAAGTGACAACCGCCGTCCAAAACGTAGTCAGGTCCAAAACTTTGTGGGTATTACAATAGATGGTAGCAAATTGACAGCGATAACGTATGAAATTGATCAGAATGTGAATGGGGCCACTCCGTTCATCATCGATCAGTTTGGCATTATGAAGAAAACAGAGACTACGATTCCAGATCCGGGTACATCTAATCCAGGCACATCGAACCCCGGTCCAGGTAATGGGTCAAGCAGCGGGAATAACTCCTCAGAAAACGCTGAAGGTACGGCAACCGATAACCGTCCCGACAACGGTACTGGCAACGGAAACAATCCCGGAAATGGGACAGGGACAGGATCAAACCATAATAGTAATAGTGAAAATACACCACCAATTAAAGATACGACTGGGCACTGGGCCAAATCTGCCATTGATAAGGCACTTGCAGCTGGATTCGTGAATGGTTATGGCGATGATACATTCCGTCCGAATCAGAAGATTACACGTGCCGAATTCATCACAATGCTGGGTCGCGCATTAAATCTGAATAACGTAAACAATAATGTTCAATATACCGATGAAAACAAGATACCATCTTGGTCCAAACCTTATATTGCAGCAGCTGCATCCTTGGGCATTGTCAATGGTTACACCAATGGATCTTTCGGACCAGGTAAAACACTAAACCGATCAGAGATGGTCGCCATGATCGTACGTGCAGGCGGAATCGCTACGGATTCTAATGCGAAACTAAACTTCAAAGATGCCAAGGATGTTCCGGCATGGGCAGTTTCGTATGTAGCTTCTGCTGTAGAAGCCGGACTGGTAGGCGGTGTGGGCGGCAATCGTTTTGCACCGACACAGACAGCTACTCGGGCGGAGGCGATTACCCTTATTATCGGACTTTTGGAGAAGGTAGAATAA
- a CDS encoding GerAB/ArcD/ProY family transporter produces the protein MRTSASTISTSEVIIVVINSILGAGILTLPRTISKAVKTPDVWISVILAGLVVTIISLLLVTLCRRFPGKTVFEFIPEITGKWISYLLGLLIIVYFIVLCSFEVRVMAEITSMYILERTPSWVTIMVSLWIGIYMLTGGLKVIIRVFSIVLPVTLVLLALVFLLSTKMFDINNLRPVLGEGIMPVLKGLKPSCLSYSGYEVLLIVTAYMTDVKASNKTAIFSILICTIIYMVTIVTVVGNLSLSGVETRMWPTFDMVRSFEIEGFLFERYESLFIVFWLMQIFATYAFKHYFASIGIRDLFRLKKITGIQFAMLPVLYLIAYLPKNLEETLALGDFLGNMSIFLFGLLPLLLLILSFIRKKGGKQAASGDLKVG, from the coding sequence GTGAGGACATCCGCATCAACAATCAGTACCTCTGAAGTAATAATTGTAGTTATTAACTCAATCCTTGGTGCAGGAATACTAACGCTTCCTCGTACGATTAGCAAGGCGGTAAAAACACCAGATGTATGGATCTCCGTCATTCTGGCTGGCCTGGTCGTAACCATAATCAGCCTGCTTCTTGTAACTTTATGTCGTCGATTTCCCGGTAAAACCGTGTTCGAGTTTATTCCTGAGATCACAGGAAAATGGATTTCTTATCTATTAGGACTTTTAATTATCGTATATTTTATTGTTCTATGTTCATTCGAAGTCAGAGTCATGGCTGAAATTACAAGTATGTACATCCTTGAGCGTACCCCTAGTTGGGTCACGATTATGGTCAGTTTGTGGATTGGTATTTACATGCTAACGGGTGGTCTTAAGGTCATCATCCGTGTCTTTTCAATCGTTCTGCCCGTTACGCTGGTGTTGCTCGCGTTGGTGTTCCTTTTAAGTACTAAAATGTTTGATATCAATAATCTCAGACCGGTTCTGGGTGAGGGGATCATGCCTGTATTAAAGGGACTTAAGCCTTCATGTCTATCCTACTCCGGATATGAAGTTTTGCTCATCGTCACAGCTTACATGACAGACGTAAAGGCAAGTAATAAGACTGCTATTTTCAGCATACTTATATGTACGATTATATATATGGTAACCATTGTTACAGTCGTGGGAAATTTATCATTGTCGGGTGTTGAGACACGGATGTGGCCAACGTTTGATATGGTTCGAAGTTTTGAAATTGAGGGATTTTTATTTGAGCGTTATGAATCGCTTTTCATCGTATTTTGGCTGATGCAAATTTTCGCAACCTATGCCTTTAAGCACTATTTTGCATCCATTGGTATTCGAGATTTGTTTCGTCTCAAAAAGATTACCGGAATACAATTTGCGATGTTACCCGTGCTTTATTTGATTGCTTACTTGCCTAAAAACCTGGAGGAAACGTTAGCATTGGGTGATTTTCTCGGTAATATGTCCATTTTTTTATTTGGTTTGTTACCACTGCTGCTGCTAATTCTTAGCTTTATTCGTAAAAAAGGCGGGAAGCAAGCTGCTAGTGGAGACCTTAAGGTTGGTTGA